The following proteins are co-located in the Podarcis raffonei isolate rPodRaf1 chromosome 5, rPodRaf1.pri, whole genome shotgun sequence genome:
- the LOC128414631 gene encoding phospholipid scramblase family member 5-like isoform X2, producing the protein MQDPLPGSPEPPAQTKTSETTVVWKQAQPPAGLPPGLEYLSQLDQIIIHQQVELLQVILGTETCSKYEIKNHLGQRVYFAVEENGCFDRNFCSPLRSFTIRITDNTGQEVITVNRPLRCNSCCFPCYLQKLEVQSPPGTTVGYVVQKWDPLLPKFTIRNESNEDVLKIIGPCATCGCFGDVDFEVKSLNGMSTIGKISKYWSGFVNNIFTNTANFGIQVPVDLDVKIKAVMIGACFLLDLMFFENSLDGL; encoded by the exons ATGCAAGATCCTCTTCCCGGTtctccagagcctccagctcaaaCAAAGACTTCAGAAACTACCGTTGTCTGGAAACAAGCCCAGCCTCCTGCCGGTTTGCCTCCTGGTCTGGAATACCTCAGCCAG TTGGACCAGATCATTATTCACCAGCAAGTGGAGCTTCTCCAAG TTATACTTGGGACAGAGACCTGCAGCAAGTATGAGATTAAAAACCACCTGGGACAAAGAGTTTACTTTGCAGTGGAAGAAAATGGTTGCTTTGATCGTAACTTCTGCTCGCCGCTGAGGTCTTTTACCATAAGGATTACAGACAACACAGGTCAAGAGGTGATCACAGTGAACAGACCTTTAAGGTGTAATAGCTGTTGCTTTCCATGTTACCTGCAAAAG TTAGAAGTTCAGTCTCCTCCTGGGACTACAGTTGGCTACGTGGTGCAGAAATGGGACCCCCTCCTGCCCAAGTTCACTATCAGGAATGAAAGCAATGAAGATGTGTTGAAGATAATTGGCCCTTGTGCAACATGCGGTTGTTTTGGAGATGTTGACTTTGAG GTAAAATCTCTAAACGGAATGTCAACTATTGGCAAGATTTCCAAGTATTGGTCTGGATTTGTCAATAACATCTTTACCAATACAGCCAACTTTGGTATTCAGGTTCCTGTAGACCTTGATGTAAAAATCAAGGCTGTAATGATTGGTGCTTGTTTCCTCCTA
- the LOC128414631 gene encoding phospholipid scramblase family member 5-like isoform X1, producing the protein MASQAISGQIQKPMQDPLPGSPEPPAQTKTSETTVVWKQAQPPAGLPPGLEYLSQLDQIIIHQQVELLQVILGTETCSKYEIKNHLGQRVYFAVEENGCFDRNFCSPLRSFTIRITDNTGQEVITVNRPLRCNSCCFPCYLQKLEVQSPPGTTVGYVVQKWDPLLPKFTIRNESNEDVLKIIGPCATCGCFGDVDFEVKSLNGMSTIGKISKYWSGFVNNIFTNTANFGIQVPVDLDVKIKAVMIGACFLLDLMFFENSLDGL; encoded by the exons CTATTTCAGGCCAAATTCAGAAACCAATGCAAGATCCTCTTCCCGGTtctccagagcctccagctcaaaCAAAGACTTCAGAAACTACCGTTGTCTGGAAACAAGCCCAGCCTCCTGCCGGTTTGCCTCCTGGTCTGGAATACCTCAGCCAG TTGGACCAGATCATTATTCACCAGCAAGTGGAGCTTCTCCAAG TTATACTTGGGACAGAGACCTGCAGCAAGTATGAGATTAAAAACCACCTGGGACAAAGAGTTTACTTTGCAGTGGAAGAAAATGGTTGCTTTGATCGTAACTTCTGCTCGCCGCTGAGGTCTTTTACCATAAGGATTACAGACAACACAGGTCAAGAGGTGATCACAGTGAACAGACCTTTAAGGTGTAATAGCTGTTGCTTTCCATGTTACCTGCAAAAG TTAGAAGTTCAGTCTCCTCCTGGGACTACAGTTGGCTACGTGGTGCAGAAATGGGACCCCCTCCTGCCCAAGTTCACTATCAGGAATGAAAGCAATGAAGATGTGTTGAAGATAATTGGCCCTTGTGCAACATGCGGTTGTTTTGGAGATGTTGACTTTGAG GTAAAATCTCTAAACGGAATGTCAACTATTGGCAAGATTTCCAAGTATTGGTCTGGATTTGTCAATAACATCTTTACCAATACAGCCAACTTTGGTATTCAGGTTCCTGTAGACCTTGATGTAAAAATCAAGGCTGTAATGATTGGTGCTTGTTTCCTCCTA